Sequence from the Rhizobium sp. TH2 genome:
GCTTTATAGGCGAAACGCCTCAAGTCCCGGACCTTCGCTCCCGCCAATCAGGCGGCGAAGGCCGGGCTTATAATTCGGGAAATGAACAATAGCCGTATCGTGCGCATATCGGCGCGGTACTTAGAGGGTTTTGGCGCGGAAGAAAAGGCTTTTCATGCGTCAACCGGCACGCAATGCCAGCGCCGCCCAACGCCCCGGCGTCATCCCGTACGCCTTCTTGAAATGCCGGGAAAAATGCGCCTGGTCGGCAAAACCGGTGTCGGCCGCGATATCGGCGAGGGGCTGGCCGAGCGAGATGCGTTCGCGAGCGCTCGCCAGCCGGCGCATCAGGAGGTAGCGGTGCGGGCTGGTGCCGAATTGGCGGCGGAACTGGCGGGCGATGGTGAAACGGTCGAGGCCGGCGACATCTTCCAATTCGCCGGAACTCACCTGGTCGAAGCGGTTGGCATCGAGATAATCGCGAACGGCGTGAAGATGTTTGACCGGCGCCGCGCCGGCTTTCGGGCCACGCTCATGTGCCAGCCTCAGGAGAATCGGCGCCAGGTCGGCCACGAAGCCGTCGATCTGCAGGCTTGAGAACTGTGCGTCATTCATGTCGAGAATCGAAAGCGAAAGCCGCTGCAATTCGGGGTCCTCGACCACCGGCGTCGATACGAAGGGCAACGTTTCGCCGAGCGGCGCGAGTGCTTCGGCGAGAAGCGCCGGATCGAGATAGAACATCCGGTAATGCAAGCCTGTCTCGTCGCCGGCCGCGCCGTCATGCACTTCGTCGGGATGCAGGATGATGCATTTGCCTGATGTGGATATGCGCCTGGCGCCGCGATAGTTGAAGGTCTGGACACCTTCCAGCGTTACGCCGATGCCGTAGGTATCGTGGCGGTGCGGCTCGTAGGTGTAGCGCGAGATCGTGACGTCTATGCGTTCAAGGCCCGATATCCCGGCATCGTGGATGATGTGGTCGCCGCTTGCATCCTCGCACAAACGTTCAAGACCCCTTGGCCCTGCCTGTCCTAATTCCCGCGTCACGTCAGGTTTCATCGGAGGAAGCATCCTTGTTCGACACCAAGATAGTGGTCATGCTTCGCGACGATCTCAAGCCCTGGCAGGAACTGAATGTCACGGCCTTCCTGATGACGGGCATCGCGGCGCAGTCACCCACCCTCATCGGTGAGCCCTATCGCGACCGCGCCGGCCATGTTTACAATCCGATGAGCATCCGGCCCGTCGTCGTGTTGTCGGCCAGTGCCGAGACGATGGCGAGCGCGCATCGCAAGTGCCTCGAACGCGACATCATCGCCTCAGCCTATATCGAGGAGATGTTCGCGACCGGGCATGACACCGCCAATCGCGCTGTCTTCGCGGAATATGCGCCGGATGATGCGAAGATGGTCGGGCTGGCCTTCCGCGCGCCGAAGAAGACCGCCGACAAGATCAGCAAGGGGGCGAAGATGCATGCCTAGCCGGAGGCCGTGACCTCCGCCGCGCGCGCCCGGTCGTTCAGGATGCCGCTGGCCGTGCGGGCGAGCAGCATTCCGGTGATCATCGCGGCGAGAAAGATGAAAATGCTGTTGTCCACGAGGCCGATCACCGGAATGGCGCCGCCTGGGCAGAAGCCGACAATGCCCCAGCCGATGCCGAAAACGGCCGAGCCGCCGACCAGCCGTGCGTCTATGGTGCTGCGCGTGGGAAGACTGAAGGCCAGTTCCAGCACGGGCTTCTGGCGGCGGCGGAAAATCAGCGCATAGCCGGGCAGCGCCGCGGCGAGTGCGCCGGCCATGACGAAGGCGAGGCTGGGGTCCCAGGTGCCGGCGAGATCGAAGAAATTCTGCACCTTGGCCGGATTGCCCATGCCCGAGATTGCGATACCGATGCCGAACACGGCGCCGATGAGGAGGGCGGAGAGATATTTCATAGGTGCTCTCCTCAGAATACGTGGCGGATCAGGAAGACGGTGACCAGCGCGGTCGCCATGAAGGTCAGCGTCGCCACGAAAGAGCGCGGCGACAGCCGGGCCATGCCGCAGACGCCATGGCCGGATGGGCAGCCGTTTCCGAAGGTCACGCCGATGCCGACGATCAGTCCACCAACGACGAGTGCCGTCGGTCCCGCCGGGACGAAAAAATCGATCGGTCCTGCCAATGCCATATAGATCGCCGGCCCAATGACGGCGCCGGTGAGGAACGCCACACGCCATTGCCAGTCGATCGAAAAGGGCGGCAGCAGCCCGCCGAGCACGCCGCTCAGGCCGGCGATACGGCCGTGAAACGCCATCAGCAAGACGGCTGACAGGCCGATCAGCAGGCCGCCAGCCATGGACGTCCATGGAGTGAAGTCCGTCATGCGTGATCCTCAGGTAAAAATCGATAAATTATATAGATTATGGAATAACGCAACCGCACTCAGCCCTCGGGCGTCTCTTCCGCCGCCTTGATCGGCGGGCCGCCATGTTCGGGGAGCAGCGGCCAGTAATTCTTCCGGGTGAAGAAATCCCGTGTACGCTGTTGCGCCGGCTGGAGCGGCGATGACGGAGCGATGATGAGGTTATAGCGCCCTTCGCCGGAGAATTCTCTGGAGAATTTGACGCT
This genomic interval carries:
- a CDS encoding AraC family transcriptional regulator, which gives rise to MCEDASGDHIIHDAGISGLERIDVTISRYTYEPHRHDTYGIGVTLEGVQTFNYRGARRISTSGKCIILHPDEVHDGAAGDETGLHYRMFYLDPALLAEALAPLGETLPFVSTPVVEDPELQRLSLSILDMNDAQFSSLQIDGFVADLAPILLRLAHERGPKAGAAPVKHLHAVRDYLDANRFDQVSSGELEDVAGLDRFTIARQFRRQFGTSPHRYLLMRRLASARERISLGQPLADIAADTGFADQAHFSRHFKKAYGMTPGRWAALALRAG
- a CDS encoding DUF2000 family protein; amino-acid sequence: MFDTKIVVMLRDDLKPWQELNVTAFLMTGIAAQSPTLIGEPYRDRAGHVYNPMSIRPVVVLSASAETMASAHRKCLERDIIASAYIEEMFATGHDTANRAVFAEYAPDDAKMVGLAFRAPKKTADKISKGAKMHA
- a CDS encoding DUF6691 family protein, which codes for MKYLSALLIGAVFGIGIAISGMGNPAKVQNFFDLAGTWDPSLAFVMAGALAAALPGYALIFRRRQKPVLELAFSLPTRSTIDARLVGGSAVFGIGWGIVGFCPGGAIPVIGLVDNSIFIFLAAMITGMLLARTASGILNDRARAAEVTASG
- a CDS encoding YeeE/YedE family protein, giving the protein MTDFTPWTSMAGGLLIGLSAVLLMAFHGRIAGLSGVLGGLLPPFSIDWQWRVAFLTGAVIGPAIYMALAGPIDFFVPAGPTALVVGGLIVGIGVTFGNGCPSGHGVCGMARLSPRSFVATLTFMATALVTVFLIRHVF